A genomic stretch from Falco naumanni isolate bFalNau1 chromosome 4, bFalNau1.pat, whole genome shotgun sequence includes:
- the LOC121087101 gene encoding collagen alpha-1(I) chain-like yields MRRGRGAGLAGLAALLLVAVGRAQVQQEPSAETTEDTGIAISCSHPSIGTGDSILWYRQLPGRGPAFITSGHKGSREVQDPPGRMSVAADRRSSALWLARPRRRDAAVYYCAVGDTGLGAGAAAGHEPPRPGPGVCVGGGGTAPAGPARGRCRLLAPPGPGRFPPPPAAPAPGSAGAPCSRCPGSAPLLVEGCCASVLRGSKQPRWGRAARGA; encoded by the exons atgcggcggggccggggcgcggggctggcggggctggccgcgctgctgctgg TGGCTGTGGGCAGAGCCCAGGTGCAGCAGGAGCCGTCGGCAGAGACCACCGAGGACACCGGCATCGCCATCAGCTGCTCACACCCCAGCATAGGGACAGGAGACTCGATACTGTGGTACCGCCAGCTCCCGGGCCGAGGCCCCGCATTCATCACGAGCGGTCACAAAGGGTCCAGAGAGGTGCAGGACCCTCCGGGGCGGATGTCGGTGGCGGCAGACCGCCGGTCCAGCGCCCTGTGGctcgcccggccccggcgcagGGACGCGGCGGTGTATTACTGCGCCGTGGGAGACACGGGGCTCGGagccggggctgcggccgggcACGAACCTccgcggccggggccgggcgtGTGTgtcgggggcggggggacagccccggccgggcccgccAGGGGGCGCTGCCGCCTCCtcgccccgcccggccccgggcgcTTCCCGCCACCGCCTGCGGCACCGGCCCCGGGATCAGCGGGTGCCCCTTGCAGTCGCTGCCCGGGCTCAGCACCTCTCCTCGTTGAGGGCTGCTGCGCATCGGTGCTCCGAGGCAGCAAACAGCCGCGCTGGGGCCGCGCTGCACGGGGAGCCTGA